From a region of the Synechococcus sp. PCC 7502 genome:
- a CDS encoding 5-formyltetrahydrofolate cyclo-ligase: MQINPKIELRRELLSKRRSLSKLAWQQQSQKICNHLAASELVQNAEVILGFISFRQEPDLSHLWQQFPRKVWGFPKCLNQNKNLDWYQIRPDRFPESTEVGKFDILEPKPDLPRINLDHVDLILVPAIAIDRKGYRLGYGGGFYDRFLVIQTSFTIGVVFADFYLETLPNQAWDLPIQAVCTEKGIDRIT, encoded by the coding sequence TTGCAAATAAATCCCAAAATTGAATTACGGCGAGAATTATTATCAAAACGGCGATCGCTTTCTAAATTAGCTTGGCAACAACAAAGTCAAAAAATTTGCAACCATCTAGCCGCATCAGAGCTAGTTCAAAATGCTGAGGTGATTTTAGGGTTTATCAGTTTTCGGCAAGAACCAGATTTATCTCATCTCTGGCAACAATTTCCACGGAAAGTTTGGGGATTTCCCAAGTGTCTTAATCAAAATAAGAACTTAGATTGGTACCAAATTCGACCCGATCGCTTTCCTGAATCTACTGAAGTTGGAAAGTTTGACATCCTCGAACCTAAACCAGATTTACCAAGAATTAACCTAGATCATGTGGATTTAATCTTAGTGCCAGCGATCGCCATTGATCGGAAAGGCTATCGTTTAGGTTACGGTGGTGGATTCTATGATCGATTTTTAGTTATTCAAACGAGCTTTACCATTGGCGTGGTATTTGCAGACTTTTACCTTGAAACCTTGCCAAACCAAGCATGGGACTTACCAATACAGGCAGTATGCACCGAAAAAGGGATTGACAGGATTACTTAG
- the minD gene encoding septum site-determining protein MinD: MSRTIVVTSGKGGVGKTTSTANLGMALARLGRKVVLVDADFGLRNLDLLLGLENRVVYTALEVIARECKLDQALVKDKRQPNLSLLAAPQTRNKTAITAGHMKALVEVLSRHFDYVLVDCPAGIETGFQNAIAGAKEAIIVTTPEISAVRDADRVIGLLEANRIKDIKLILNRLRPTMVKNNDMMSVEDVLEILSVKLIGVIPEDEQVIVSTNKGEPLVLAEKLSLAGEAYDNTAQRLDGKEVDFLDFSPTNNSIFARLGRWLRGNP, from the coding sequence ATGAGTCGTACCATTGTTGTTACCTCTGGCAAGGGAGGGGTTGGCAAAACTACATCTACCGCAAATCTAGGTATGGCACTAGCTCGCCTAGGTCGAAAAGTTGTTCTAGTTGATGCCGATTTTGGTTTGCGAAATTTGGATTTACTATTGGGACTAGAAAATCGTGTGGTTTACACAGCTTTAGAGGTAATTGCCCGAGAATGCAAACTAGATCAAGCATTAGTCAAGGATAAACGTCAGCCCAATTTATCCCTATTAGCAGCACCCCAAACTCGCAATAAAACAGCGATTACGGCTGGTCACATGAAGGCTTTAGTCGAGGTTTTAAGCAGACACTTTGATTATGTCTTGGTAGATTGTCCGGCAGGAATTGAAACGGGATTTCAAAATGCGATCGCTGGGGCAAAGGAAGCAATAATTGTTACCACTCCAGAAATTTCGGCAGTGCGGGATGCGGATCGGGTAATTGGCTTACTAGAAGCAAATCGGATTAAAGATATTAAGCTGATCCTCAATCGTTTACGTCCAACTATGGTCAAAAATAATGACATGATGAGCGTGGAAGACGTGCTGGAAATTCTATCTGTGAAGCTAATTGGCGTTATTCCTGAAGATGAGCAGGTAATTGTTTCTACCAACAAAGGGGAGCCACTGGTTTTAGCAGAAAAGTTGTCTTTAGCAGGTGAGGCATACGATAATACCGCCCAAAGATTAGATGGCAAAGAAGTGGATTTTCTCGACTTTTCACCCACCAACAATTCAATTTTTGCCCGATTAGGCAGATGGCTTAGAGGTAACCCATGA
- the minE gene encoding cell division topological specificity factor MinE: MITEILERLFAGQKSNSRGQVKQRLKFILAHDRAALTPKMLEDMRKEILAVVSKYVELDEDGLDVTLESDNRMTALIANLPIRKVRNPITEETSAEIEAIIE; this comes from the coding sequence ATTATTACCGAAATTCTGGAACGTTTATTTGCTGGACAAAAATCCAATAGTCGAGGACAGGTTAAACAACGGCTGAAATTTATTCTGGCTCACGATCGGGCAGCTTTAACGCCAAAGATGCTAGAAGATATGCGTAAGGAGATTTTGGCTGTGGTGTCTAAGTACGTGGAGCTAGATGAAGATGGCTTGGATGTGACACTAGAATCTGACAATCGCATGACCGCCCTAATTGCCAATTTGCCCATTCGTAAAGTTAGAAATCCCATAACCGAAGAAACCAGTGCAGAAATTGAGGCTATTATCGAGTAA
- a CDS encoding thiamine phosphate synthase, with amino-acid sequence MKTVYRILDANLDRAREGLRVIEEWCRFGLENANLTAQCKQLRQELGSWHQDEFKLARNTITDVGTAISHPLEIQREDVHGVLGANLARVQEALRVLEEYSKIDQPAMSAAIKQIRYQVYIIESALIGKRQKNLQKLNESLLYLVTMPSPNLLETVESCLKAGLSLVQYRDKDINDSERMAIATQLCELCHSYNALFLVNDRVDIALAVGADGVHLGQTDFPIAIARKLLGSDAIIGQSTTSPQELEIALNNDVDYVGVGPVFATPTKPGKAAAGFEYVSYAAQKLTIPWYAIGGIDADNLADVIKAGAKRVAVVRSLIQASSPNLTTQNLLNQLRSAT; translated from the coding sequence GTGAAAACTGTCTATAGAATTTTGGATGCTAATCTTGATCGGGCGCGGGAAGGACTGCGTGTGATTGAAGAATGGTGTCGCTTTGGTTTAGAAAACGCTAATCTGACTGCTCAATGTAAACAACTACGGCAGGAATTAGGCTCTTGGCATCAAGATGAATTTAAGCTAGCTAGAAATACGATTACGGATGTTGGTACAGCAATTAGTCATCCTTTGGAAATCCAGAGAGAGGATGTTCATGGGGTTTTAGGGGCAAATTTGGCAAGGGTGCAAGAGGCGTTAAGAGTTTTAGAGGAATATAGCAAGATTGACCAACCTGCTATGAGTGCGGCTATCAAGCAAATACGGTACCAAGTTTATATAATTGAAAGTGCCTTAATCGGTAAAAGACAAAAAAACCTACAAAAATTAAATGAGTCCCTGCTGTATTTAGTGACCATGCCCAGCCCTAATCTATTGGAAACGGTGGAAAGTTGTCTCAAGGCTGGGTTATCTCTAGTTCAGTATCGAGATAAGGATATTAATGATTCCGAACGGATGGCGATCGCTACTCAATTATGTGAACTTTGCCATAGTTATAATGCGCTGTTTTTGGTGAATGATCGGGTGGATATAGCCTTGGCAGTGGGTGCCGATGGAGTTCATTTAGGGCAGACTGATTTTCCCATTGCGATCGCTCGAAAATTACTAGGATCAGATGCCATTATCGGACAATCTACAACTAGTCCCCAAGAATTAGAAATTGCTTTGAATAACGATGTGGACTATGTAGGTGTAGGTCCAGTATTTGCCACGCCAACTAAACCGGGTAAAGCTGCGGCAGGTTTTGAATATGTCAGCTATGCTGCTCAAAAGTTAACTATTCCTTGGTATGCGATTGGGGGAATTGATGCCGATAATTTAGCTGACGTGATTAAGGCTGGTGCCAAAAGAGTGGCAGTGGTGCGATCGCTAATTCAAGCCTCAAGCCCAAATCTGACGACTCAAAATCTTCTTAATCAACTGCGATCGGCTACTTAG
- a CDS encoding HD domain-containing phosphohydrolase, producing the protein MNEDYIERFAKLNAIGIALSAETDPKSLIEMIVMGAKSLTNADGGTLYMVTKDQDALERKLKFEIMITDSLGIKMGGTTGKSIPLGPIPLYHGDRTPNSSMIAAYSAIHRKTINIPDAYTAEGFDFSGTRAFDQQTGYRSKSFLTVPMKNHENEIIGVLQLINAIDPNTQEIIPFSQQSQHLAESLASQAAVALTNRELVEEFRLLFESFIGLIAKAIDDKSPYTGGHCRRVPVLTMLLAQAACETDQGIFKDFKMTEEELYELKIAGLLHDCGKVVTPVHIVDKATKLETIYDRIHLIDTRFEVLKRDAEIKYLKEKIAILEGHDQTTPLTETLSELEINHQNYLQQLESDRQFLRFCNIGSERMSDQDKARLREMQKYRWINEHGEDVPFLTEDEFYNLDITFGTLTNEERQIINDHMKVTIEMLEALPYPKNLRRVPEYASGHHERMDGKGYPRGLTREQMSIPARMMGIADIFEALSATDRPYKKGKTLTECLHILGKMKLNSHIDPDLFDLFINEKVYLKYAEEFIATDQIDDVDLTKIPGYTPST; encoded by the coding sequence ATGAATGAAGACTATATAGAACGTTTTGCAAAATTAAATGCGATCGGGATTGCCCTCTCTGCAGAGACAGATCCAAAATCATTAATTGAAATGATCGTCATGGGAGCAAAAAGTCTGACGAATGCTGATGGCGGTACCCTATACATGGTGACAAAAGATCAAGATGCCCTAGAACGGAAACTTAAATTTGAGATCATGATTACCGACTCCCTTGGGATTAAAATGGGCGGAACCACTGGCAAATCCATTCCCCTTGGACCAATTCCTCTCTATCACGGCGATCGCACCCCCAATAGTTCTATGATTGCTGCCTATAGTGCCATTCACCGCAAAACTATTAATATTCCCGATGCTTATACGGCTGAAGGTTTTGACTTTTCGGGAACTAGAGCCTTTGATCAGCAAACTGGCTATCGCTCTAAATCTTTTTTAACCGTACCCATGAAAAATCATGAAAATGAAATCATTGGTGTACTGCAATTAATTAATGCCATTGATCCAAATACCCAAGAAATTATTCCCTTTTCCCAACAGTCACAACACCTAGCAGAATCACTGGCTTCCCAAGCGGCAGTGGCTTTAACTAATCGAGAACTAGTGGAAGAATTTAGATTACTGTTTGAGTCTTTCATTGGCTTAATTGCTAAGGCGATCGACGATAAATCTCCCTATACAGGTGGTCACTGTCGGCGCGTTCCAGTCTTAACTATGCTTTTAGCCCAAGCTGCCTGTGAGACTGATCAAGGCATTTTTAAAGATTTTAAGATGACCGAGGAAGAACTGTACGAACTTAAAATTGCGGGATTGCTCCATGACTGCGGTAAGGTGGTCACTCCTGTGCATATTGTCGATAAGGCAACAAAATTAGAAACCATTTACGATCGCATTCACTTAATTGATACAAGATTTGAGGTTTTAAAGCGAGATGCCGAGATCAAATACTTAAAGGAAAAAATAGCAATTTTAGAAGGGCATGACCAGACCACACCCCTAACTGAAACCCTATCTGAACTAGAGATAAATCATCAAAACTATCTACAGCAGCTAGAGAGCGATCGCCAGTTTCTCCGATTTTGTAATATTGGCAGCGAAAGAATGTCAGATCAGGATAAAGCTAGATTGCGAGAAATGCAGAAATACCGATGGATCAATGAGCATGGTGAAGATGTCCCATTTTTAACTGAGGATGAATTTTATAACCTTGATATTACCTTCGGTACGCTGACCAATGAAGAGCGACAGATTATTAACGATCACATGAAAGTGACCATTGAAATGTTAGAGGCATTACCCTATCCCAAGAACCTACGCCGTGTCCCGGAGTATGCAAGCGGACACCATGAACGGATGGATGGCAAGGGCTATCCGAGAGGATTAACTAGGGAGCAAATGTCTATTCCTGCGCGGATGATGGGGATTGCTGACATCTTTGAGGCATTAAGTGCCACAGATCGCCCCTATAAAAAAGGGAAAACCTTAACTGAATGCTTGCACATCCTTGGCAAAATGAAGCTTAATTCCCATATCGATCCCGACCTATTTGATTTATTTATTAACGAGAAAGTTTATCTCAAGTACGCTGAAGAGTTTATTGCTACCGATCAAATTGATGATGTCGATTTAACAAAAATTCCAGGTTACACGCCATCCACTTAA
- a CDS encoding pentapeptide repeat-containing protein gives MAQHLAILQRGAVTWLKWRSQNPDIIPDLSDADLSGVNLRGANLQGVNLVRANLQNTILIAANLSHAALTQVNLNGAKLINANFQAAELINANLDHADLTKVNCRSTNLIGASLKYANLQDADLSGANLIGTDLSDTNLRDADLMDADLTRTDLSNSVAIAANFAETNLTGANLYQAELSSTNMYKANLSKTKLWQTHLCHANLVAANLSGAIFYKTDLRWANLLKANLSYTDLTKVNLQGANTGYAVMPSLN, from the coding sequence ATGGCACAACACTTGGCAATATTACAGCGGGGGGCAGTAACTTGGTTGAAGTGGCGATCGCAAAATCCAGACATTATTCCCGATCTGAGTGATGCTGATTTAAGTGGAGTTAATTTGCGCGGTGCTAATCTTCAGGGAGTTAACCTTGTACGGGCAAATCTCCAAAACACAATTTTAATTGCTGCTAATCTTAGTCATGCTGCACTTACACAGGTAAACCTCAATGGTGCCAAACTGATTAATGCTAATTTTCAAGCTGCTGAACTTATTAATGCCAATCTCGATCATGCTGATTTAACCAAGGTTAATTGCCGCAGTACTAACCTGATTGGAGCCAGTCTTAAATATGCCAATCTTCAAGATGCTGATCTGAGCGGTGCTAACCTAATTGGCACTGACCTCAGTGATACGAACCTAAGGGATGCTGACCTCATGGATGCGGACTTAACTCGTACTGATTTGAGTAACTCCGTGGCGATCGCCGCCAATTTTGCGGAAACTAATCTGACTGGGGCAAACCTATACCAAGCTGAATTGAGTAGTACTAATATGTATAAGGCTAATTTAAGTAAAACAAAGCTGTGGCAAACCCATTTATGTCACGCTAATTTAGTTGCTGCTAACCTGAGTGGGGCTATTTTTTACAAAACTGATCTGCGGTGGGCAAACTTACTCAAAGCCAATCTGAGTTATACCGATCTGACTAAGGTTAATCTACAGGGAGCAAATACTGGATATGCAGTTATGCCAAGCCTTAATTAA
- a CDS encoding bacterial microcompartment protein, protein MGIDLRSYVYLDNLQPQHAAYLGTEAQGFLPLPGDASLWIEISPGIEIMRIMDIALKSAAVRPGVQFVERLYGLMEVHASRQGEVHAAGKAILEAIGVSRQDCIKPRVISSQIIRNIDAHQTQLINRSRRGQMILAGQTLYVLEVEPAAYAALAANEAEKGALINILQISAVGSFGRLYLGGEERDIIAGSRAALDAIANAPGRENMGTMRRE, encoded by the coding sequence GTGGGTATAGACCTCCGTAGCTACGTTTATTTGGATAATTTACAGCCCCAGCATGCCGCCTATTTGGGAACTGAAGCACAGGGTTTTTTACCTCTACCCGGTGATGCCTCTTTATGGATTGAGATTTCCCCCGGCATTGAAATTATGCGGATTATGGATATTGCTCTGAAGTCTGCTGCTGTCCGTCCGGGTGTTCAGTTTGTCGAAAGACTCTATGGCTTAATGGAAGTTCATGCCAGTCGTCAAGGAGAAGTTCATGCCGCAGGTAAAGCAATTTTAGAAGCGATCGGCGTTAGTCGCCAAGACTGCATCAAGCCACGGGTGATTTCTAGCCAGATTATTCGGAATATTGATGCTCACCAAACCCAATTAATTAATCGTAGCCGTCGGGGACAGATGATTTTAGCGGGGCAAACTTTATATGTGTTAGAAGTAGAACCTGCTGCCTATGCTGCTTTAGCCGCCAATGAAGCTGAGAAGGGGGCTTTAATTAATATTTTGCAAATTTCCGCCGTTGGTAGCTTTGGTCGGCTTTACCTAGGGGGTGAAGAGCGAGATATTATTGCGGGATCGAGGGCTGCCCTAGATGCGATCGCTAATGCACCGGGTAGAGAAAATATGGGAACCATGCGTAGGGAATAG
- a CDS encoding DUF2997 domain-containing protein, translated as MTKYLKIEYLIAPDGKITERVINGSGSDCIESSAAIELELGQVQQRELLPEYFEVNDLLVSQESVNLKNQI; from the coding sequence ATGACTAAATATCTAAAAATTGAGTATTTGATTGCTCCCGATGGCAAGATTACAGAAAGGGTAATTAATGGTAGTGGTAGTGATTGTATAGAGAGTAGTGCGGCGATCGAGCTTGAACTGGGACAAGTCCAGCAACGGGAATTACTACCTGAATATTTTGAGGTTAATGATTTATTGGTGAGTCAAGAAAGTGTGAATCTAAAAAATCAAATCTAG
- a CDS encoding DUF4351 domain-containing protein, with translation MSSLPLTVVEDLSEALLDFTNLFNLNVWLAGR, from the coding sequence ATTTCTAGTTTACCCTTGACTGTGGTTGAAGATTTGAGTGAGGCACTTTTAGATTTTACGAACTTGTTTAATTTAAATGTTTGGTTAGCAGGTAGATGA
- a CDS encoding Uma2 family endonuclease, producing the protein MILQTLPKVTTFAEFVDWLPENTGVRYELRNGNIIEMAQPVGDHEEIKGFLTVEISVEVKRLGLPFGIPNQVIVRPEGKDSGYFPDLLVVNRANLHNEKLWKKESILSQAASIPLAIEIVSTNWRDDYYLKYADFEEMGIPEYWIIDYAALGGRNFIGNPKQPTISVCNLVDAEYQVSKFQGSDRLISQTFPELNLTATQIFQTGTIYL; encoded by the coding sequence ATGATCCTCCAAACCCTACCTAAAGTTACCACCTTTGCGGAATTTGTCGATTGGCTCCCCGAAAACACTGGAGTACGTTACGAACTTCGTAACGGAAATATTATTGAAATGGCTCAACCAGTTGGCGATCACGAAGAAATCAAAGGATTTTTGACCGTCGAAATTTCTGTTGAAGTTAAGCGATTGGGATTACCTTTTGGTATTCCTAACCAGGTTATAGTCAGACCTGAAGGTAAAGATTCAGGATATTTTCCAGATTTATTGGTGGTAAATCGTGCCAATCTGCATAACGAAAAATTATGGAAAAAAGAATCGATTCTAAGTCAGGCTGCATCAATCCCCTTAGCTATTGAAATTGTCTCCACCAACTGGCGAGATGATTACTACTTAAAATATGCCGATTTTGAGGAAATGGGAATTCCTGAATATTGGATTATTGATTATGCCGCCCTAGGTGGACGTAATTTTATTGGTAATCCCAAACAACCGACTATCTCAGTGTGTAACTTAGTGGATGCAGAATATCAAGTTAGTAAATTTCAAGGTAGCGATCGCCTAATTTCTCAAACCTTTCCCGAATTAAATCTCACCGCTACTCAGATTTTTCAGACTGGAACGATCTATCTCTAG
- a CDS encoding NB-ARC domain-containing protein encodes MRIGEAIALVEQLLERGRLTKVQEIVFRQTWEGQTYLNISVNAGYDPSYIKDVGSELWRSLSTALNEKVTKSNIHGVLKRYAERQKDKNVSLPVNSAHQNISWGEAIDISQFYGRKAELQKLNQWIERDRSRVVTILGIGGIGKTALSLKLAEQLQGEFEYVIWRSLRNAPIFELLLAEIIALLSKQQEIQIAPTTHIPRLIHYLQQHRCLLILDNVESILLSAKPRQYLEGYEAYGDLFREVSERSHQSCVLLTSREQIEEVAILAGESLPIRVLPLRGLAIAEGMAILEDKGLPLTMDKGQQLIDLYAGNPLALKIISTSILELFDGQISEFFNQGAAVFNGIRKLLDRQLDRLSDVEKQIMFGLAINREWVSVVELQGDFSPTISTPRLLESLEYLQGRSLIEKNKGKFTQQPVVMEYMIEKLLTAVRTEISNQTPQLFLRYALIKAQAKDYVRESQIRMIMQPLLVMLQEDLGGEQAIALTIKQILQNLSSNSSSATSYGAGNCLNLLCHLQADLTGLDVSGLSIRQADLRDVSLHQVNLSHANLATSMFAEAIGEIHKIVVSPDDRLVANSCNDGSISIWQVGSGQNVLNLKAHDSYVIGLVFTPDSRRLISGSFDKHIKIWDISTGECLESWQSSADIYGIALSSDGKILAYSGEDGSILLWDLATKRLLQKLTGHTAQVRDIAFQPYGTLLASSSFDLTIKIWDLTTGECIETLIGHTQVVWSLSFNAEGTKLVSGSFDQLMKVWDVQTASCIQTIQAHTAVISGVIFSPDDQLIISGSFDSTIKFWEIAPQDNWQCSRVLQRLNNIGAIALDSTGKILISGDYGGELKFWDVESGQALRTLNSIPKAFKTLAFHSEGNLLASSGDDRKIRLWDITSNQCLSTITGHAMSIWRIVFPPQGNIIASCSTDGTLKLWNVVNNNHIQELPPPLQKDFAFIVAIAFHEDILASGSSDAMIRLWNYRTRELVQSFMTVQGSIIVNLDFHPQGHLLASACHDSTDLRVWDIKTGTCHQTLQGHSSHIWSVDFHPQGEILASGSEDKTIRLWHIETGECLQVLKGHASTINAVKFSPDGAYLSSSSNDLTIRIWEVATGECIRILEGHIGSVTGIAYDPAQLHQLASCSYDDTIRLWNTDTGECLKVLRPQRIYEGMNITGATGITSAQQATLKGLGAVEIT; translated from the coding sequence ATGAGAATTGGAGAAGCGATCGCCCTAGTTGAGCAATTATTAGAGCGAGGACGTTTAACAAAAGTTCAAGAGATTGTATTCCGTCAGACTTGGGAAGGACAGACCTACCTAAATATTTCTGTAAATGCAGGATATGATCCTAGTTATATTAAAGATGTTGGTTCGGAACTTTGGCGATCGCTTTCTACAGCCTTAAATGAAAAAGTCACCAAAAGTAATATTCATGGCGTATTAAAAAGATATGCCGAGCGCCAAAAAGATAAAAATGTCTCTTTACCCGTAAATTCTGCCCACCAAAATATAAGTTGGGGAGAGGCGATCGATATTTCCCAGTTTTATGGACGCAAGGCAGAATTACAAAAACTGAACCAATGGATTGAACGCGATCGCTCTCGGGTAGTCACAATCTTAGGCATCGGGGGCATTGGTAAAACTGCGCTGTCGTTAAAGCTAGCTGAACAGCTTCAGGGTGAATTTGAATATGTGATTTGGCGATCGCTGCGAAATGCTCCAATATTTGAGCTTCTATTAGCGGAAATTATTGCTTTACTCTCCAAACAACAAGAAATCCAAATTGCGCCCACTACTCATATTCCCAGACTGATTCACTATTTGCAACAACATCGCTGTTTATTGATTTTAGATAATGTGGAGTCAATTTTACTCAGTGCTAAACCACGCCAATATTTAGAAGGTTATGAAGCTTACGGAGACTTATTTAGAGAGGTTTCTGAACGCTCCCATCAAAGCTGTGTTTTATTAACCAGTCGTGAACAAATTGAAGAAGTAGCGATTTTGGCAGGGGAAAGTTTACCGATTCGGGTGTTGCCATTGCGGGGACTAGCGATCGCAGAAGGGATGGCAATTTTGGAAGATAAAGGATTACCTCTAACGATGGATAAAGGGCAGCAATTAATTGATTTATATGCAGGAAATCCCCTTGCTTTAAAGATAATTTCGACTTCTATTTTGGAATTGTTTGATGGTCAGATTTCAGAATTCTTTAACCAAGGTGCAGCCGTCTTTAATGGCATCAGAAAGTTACTGGATCGGCAGTTAGATCGCCTTTCAGATGTGGAAAAGCAGATTATGTTTGGGTTGGCAATTAATCGAGAATGGGTATCTGTGGTAGAGCTTCAAGGGGATTTTTCCCCTACCATCTCTACACCTCGGCTTCTAGAATCTTTAGAATACTTGCAAGGGCGATCGCTGATCGAAAAGAACAAAGGGAAGTTTACCCAGCAACCCGTGGTGATGGAATACATGATCGAAAAGCTATTAACTGCGGTAAGGACTGAAATAAGTAACCAAACACCTCAATTGTTTCTACGCTATGCCCTAATCAAAGCTCAGGCTAAGGATTATGTGCGCGAAAGTCAAATTCGCATGATCATGCAGCCTCTGTTGGTGATGCTCCAAGAAGACTTGGGTGGAGAACAGGCGATCGCTCTGACCATTAAACAAATCCTGCAAAATTTATCTTCTAATTCATCTTCTGCTACAAGCTATGGCGCGGGAAACTGCTTAAATTTGCTCTGTCATCTGCAAGCAGATTTAACGGGCTTAGATGTATCGGGGCTAAGTATTCGTCAAGCCGATCTAAGAGATGTTTCACTACATCAGGTTAATCTATCTCACGCTAATCTTGCGACTTCTATGTTTGCCGAAGCGATCGGGGAAATTCATAAAATAGTTGTCAGCCCAGATGATCGACTGGTAGCTAATTCTTGTAATGACGGTAGCATTTCCATCTGGCAAGTGGGCAGTGGTCAAAATGTACTGAATCTTAAAGCCCATGATAGTTATGTGATTGGACTTGTTTTTACCCCTGATAGCCGCAGATTAATTAGTGGTAGCTTCGATAAACATATTAAAATCTGGGATATTAGCACTGGCGAATGCTTGGAATCATGGCAGTCTTCAGCAGATATTTATGGGATTGCCCTCAGTAGTGATGGCAAAATACTTGCCTATAGTGGTGAAGATGGATCAATCTTACTCTGGGATTTGGCTACCAAGCGACTGCTGCAAAAGTTGACGGGTCATACTGCACAGGTAAGAGATATAGCGTTTCAACCCTATGGCACACTATTAGCAAGTAGCAGTTTTGACTTGACAATTAAAATATGGGATCTAACTACTGGTGAATGTATTGAGACTTTGATTGGACATACTCAAGTCGTGTGGTCGCTCTCTTTTAATGCTGAAGGTACAAAGTTGGTCAGTGGTAGCTTTGATCAGTTAATGAAAGTTTGGGATGTGCAAACTGCTTCCTGCATCCAAACCATCCAGGCACATACTGCCGTTATTAGCGGGGTAATATTCAGTCCTGACGATCAACTTATTATTAGTGGCTCTTTTGACTCAACCATAAAGTTTTGGGAGATAGCCCCACAAGACAATTGGCAATGTTCTAGAGTTCTACAGAGACTCAATAATATTGGTGCGATCGCCTTAGATTCCACGGGCAAAATTCTGATTAGTGGCGACTATGGAGGGGAGCTAAAATTTTGGGATGTTGAGTCTGGGCAAGCCCTGAGAACCCTTAATAGTATTCCCAAAGCATTTAAAACTCTGGCTTTTCATTCAGAAGGAAATCTCTTAGCTAGCAGTGGTGACGATCGCAAAATTCGGTTATGGGATATTACCAGCAATCAATGTTTGAGTACTATTACAGGTCATGCCATGTCTATATGGCGTATAGTATTTCCTCCCCAAGGCAATATAATAGCTAGTTGCAGTACAGACGGTACACTCAAGTTGTGGAATGTAGTAAATAATAACCATATCCAAGAACTGCCACCTCCATTACAAAAAGACTTCGCATTTATTGTGGCGATCGCCTTCCATGAAGATATCCTTGCTAGTGGTAGTAGCGATGCCATGATTCGCCTCTGGAACTATCGGACTAGGGAACTGGTGCAATCTTTTATGACAGTTCAAGGAAGCATCATCGTTAATTTAGACTTTCATCCCCAAGGGCACTTACTTGCTAGTGCTTGCCACGATTCTACCGATCTTAGAGTTTGGGATATCAAAACTGGAACTTGTCATCAAACGCTCCAAGGGCATTCTAGTCACATCTGGTCGGTTGATTTTCATCCCCAAGGCGAGATTTTAGCCAGTGGTAGTGAAGATAAGACCATCCGTCTTTGGCATATTGAAACTGGTGAATGTCTTCAAGTTTTGAAAGGTCACGCGAGTACGATTAATGCCGTAAAATTTAGCCCCGATGGAGCCTATTTATCTAGCTCCAGTAATGATCTTACTATCCGTATTTGGGAGGTAGCTACTGGGGAATGCATCAGAATTTTAGAGGGGCATATAGGCTCAGTTACTGGTATTGCCTATGATCCTGCTCAGCTTCATCAATTAGCTAGCTGTAGTTATGACGATACAATTCGGTTATGGAATACTGACACTGGCGAATGTCTTAAGGTATTGCGCCCCCAACGTATTTATGAGGGGATGAATATTACGGGAGCAACTGGAATTACATCTGCCCAACAAGCTACTCTAAAAGGTCTGGGAGCAGTAGAAATAACCTAA